AGAAAGGAACTCCTGTTGGTAATGCGCTTAGCTGGGGCATTGAGCGCTGGATTGACATGGAGGAGGATGAAAAAGAGGATTGGCTCATGCGAGGTTTCGACCTCGATGCCGCTTTTGATCTTGTCAGCGAACCATGGTTTCAGCCTGATCGTTGGCGCGACAATGCTCGCGTGCTTCAACCTCTTCTCATTGACCGGCCCACGAATAAGATACCGCACCATGTTCGGTATCGTCTCACTGAAATATATGGGGCTTTATCTTTGGCCTCTGGATGGCTGCAGTCGCTCTGTCACGTTCCGCAGTTGAGTTCGCGATCCTTGATAACGCGCGCCGGCTAAACATCGAGGCAAGAAAGACAAACTCACGAGGGAAGCTAGAAGACAAGCGGCTTGCTGAGCTAATCGCCGATGTTGCCCAAGCGCGTCAATCCCTCGGAAGATCGCTTGAAGCAGTTCGTGATACTGGAAACCGAATTCTGCATCCGAAGAAGCATGATGTAATCGCTTTTCCGAAGGTATTGCGGGACGAGGCGCTAGAGTGTGTCAGTAATACGAGAATTGTGCTTGAATCTCTGTATTCAGCTTCAGAGTAAGACCATACTTCCGGCTAACATTCTGCTGCAGCGGACTGCGGTGGAATTCCCTCGTTCTTTCATGCTCCGTGGCCCGCGGCGGCTGGGCTATCGCGTTAAGCGTCAACAAGGGACAATGCTTTCCGCTTTATATCGCTGTGGCATAGTACGCCTCGAAATCGCTCGAAAAATTCCAAGCCATCACCGTGTAGAGTATTCTTCAGCACAGCACCTGATGCCCGCAGAACTGCGACAGCGGCAGCACCGTCGTCGTGCCGGCGACCAGTTCGCGAACGTCCGGGATGTTGTACTCCAAAGCCAGTCTGAAATCATATTCAGCGAAAAACCGCTCGAACATCTCGCCGCCGGCGGTGCCGGTAGCATAGAGCGCGCCGGAGGAATCATGGTATTCCAACAGGATGATCGCCAATGGTTGCGGGGCAGGCCCGCCAAGAACGCGGGCGCCCCTGGTTGCGTCGTAGACGCTTTTCTCCGAGCAACAATAGATAACCCGAGCTCGGCGCGCGCGCTCGTCTTGCGCATCCGCGAAGGTGACCGCTCGGTGTCGATAGTTGATAAAGCTCACGGCGCGCGCCGGATGCGTCATCCTATGCGCACAGATGGCGGAGAAGGCGACGATGGAGCGTTGCGGCCCCGCGCCCCCCTGCCAGCGATAGTGACCCACGTCTTCAGTTCGTCGGCGGTGATGGGCCGACCGGACGCAGCGACCAATCGAACGCGGTTATAGCCGTGAGTGACGGCCGTCCCGCCACCGGCAAACGCGCCTGGTGCGCTGAGCCATGAAGCCGCGGCCAAGCACAGCTTAGTGAAGCCTCGACGGGTCATGCTTTTGCGTCTTTTCACGCCATCGCCTCGTGTTGGCGTTGAAAGCAGGTGAAACATTAACGCAAAGCTCTCAAGAAGCGTAAAGCGCGCCGAACACGAGGGAATGCAAAATGCGAGACTTATTAAATATCACTCGGCCCGCATCCGCGCTATCCGCTTATGGCGAGCTTAAAAGTCGCGCGCGGAAAAACTCCACGATGGAGACAAGCTGTCTAAAGCCGTCGCGCAGACGAACTACGAGACGGCCCTGGGCGTCGATCGTCTCGAAGATCCCTATCAGGATCGCATCTCCAATCGCAAGCCTGATCGGTTCATCGATGCCATCAGCGCGGCTCAACCAGCGGTTGCGCGGGGTCTCAAAGCCCTCTTCGGCCCAGCGATTGATATCCGCGAGAAAATGCTTTGCGAACCGCTCCAGGATCGCCTCCGCGGTCGGGCGCCGGTCAGGAAACAAGGTGTCATCGGCGATCGCGTCGAGGGCAGCCTTAAGGCGCAAGCCGAGCACCAGCCATTGTGCGTCTCGCGCCTCGCTTACAGGCCACTGCAGGTGGAGGAACGCAGTATTCGCAATCCCCACCCGCACCTGGTTCGGCCATCGAAAGCGAAGCTCGACTAAGGATCGCACAGCCTCTGCCAACGCTGAACTGAGGCTTATGGCAGCCACGTAGATCAACTGCGCCGCGATATCCCGTGAGTACTCCGGGCGCAGGATAAGCGCGCAGTCCAGATCCGTGATGTCCTTCGACGCATGCGTTTTGCCACGCCATATCAGCGTGCCCTCGTCCGCGCCTTTGGCGGCGAGGCGGGAAGCCTCCCTGAGGGCGCTGCCCCGGTCCAAGGGGACCGGTTCATAAACGGGCGGAAGGTTCACGCAACGTCCGCGGAGTTGTGAATGCCCGCGAGTGATGTCTTAAGCGCTGCGCGCGCTGGATAAGAGTCGCGCGGCCGCCGCCGCGTGTCAGTCGCGACCACGCATGATTTCGATGCCCTTGAGCAGATTCAGCGCTTCGCCGAGCTGATAGTCCTTATCGGCAAGTGCTGACGACGGGATGTTGACATTGCGCCGCTCTTGCGGCGCCTGTTCCAGCTCTTCACCATTGGTGAGGTGACCGGAGAGATCGGCCTCGGTCAGGGGTTGCATATCGCCTTCGTCGGCCCGCGCCAGAGTTAGGTTCCCAAGCGCAATATCGGGTTCAATCCCTTTGGCCTGAATCGAACGGCCGGAAGGCGTGTAGTAGCGCGCGGTCGTTAGCTTGAGCGCGGAGTCCGTCCCCAGCGGCAGGATCGTCTGCACGGACCCTTTGCCGAACGATTTGCTGCCCATGATCACCGCGCGCTCGTGATCCTGCAAGGCGCCGGCGACGATCTCGGACGCGGATGCCGAACCGCCATTGATGAGCACCGCCATCGGCGCGCTGTCGATCACGTCGCCCAAGCTTGCGGAGTAGCGCAGTACGGAATCCTCGCTGCGGCCCTCGGTATAAACGATCAGGCCATCATCGAGAAACGCGTCGGAGACACCCACGGCGCCGGTGAGCACGCCGCCCGGGTTATTACGCAAATCCAGCACCAGACCCGCCAGTTCGCCGTCGTTTTTTTCGACCATCTGTTCCACGGCGCTTATCAGGCTCTCGGTAGTCTTGGCCTGAAAGTTGGTGACGCGCACGTAGGCGAAGCCCGGCTCCAGCATCCGGCTCTTGACACTCTTGACGCGGATGATGTCGCGCGTGATCGAAAGCACCAGGGGTTTGTCCACCCCGTCGCGGATGATGGTCAGCGTTATGTCAGTGCCTTCCCTGCCGCGCATGAGATCGACCGCGTCGTTGAGCGACATGCCTTTAACCGCCTTGTCATCCAGCCGTATGATCAGATCGCCCGCCTTCACGCCGGCGCGTTGCGCTGGTGTGTCGTCAATGGGCGAAATGACCTTGACGAAACCGTCTTCCATACCGACTTCGATGCCTAAGCCACCAAACTCGCCGGTGGTGCCGATCTGCAGTTCGCGGAATTCTTCTTTGTTCAGGTAAGCGGAATGAGGATCGAGGCCGGCCAGCATGCCGCGGATCGCACTCTCCAGCAGTTTCCTGTCGCCAACCTCGACGACGTAGTCTTTCTTGATGCGGGCATAGACATCCGTGAAGCTGCGCAGCTCTTCCAGCGGCACCGAAAACTGGTCCTGGTCGCGTTCGGCGAATACGCCGTGGCCTAAGCTTAAGAGTACGCCCAAGGCCAGACCTGTCAGCAGGCCCGTGCCCATGCGCGATGGAATTTTCATGCGTTTCCTCTCGATGCCGAACACGCCGCGAATGGCGTTCGCGTACGACATGCTCATCTGGTTGCGATGACCGGTTTAACTATGCCTTGGCATTCGATCCTTGTTACTCAAAGACATGTTGCCAGCGGATTAATTTGCTTGAGAGTAGTCTAGCATTGAACAGCGCATCGGTCAGCGCGACGCGAGACCGACGGTCCTAAGCTCTCAGTCCTCAGCCACTCACTCAGCCCTCAGTCGTCAATTCATTCCTGCGCTGCCATCCATGGCGAGACGCCGGCGATGCTGGATGCCCCGGCCCGGCCTTCCGTGGCCGGTCGTTCGCGGGCGCGGCGCTTCAGTCGCGCCATGAATTCCCCGCTCACCCCTCAGCCCGGAGAATCGAACCACGCCAGCGGGTCCAGTGGCGTGCCCTCGTGGCGGATCTCGAAATAAAGCCCGCTGCTTGCCAGCCCGCCACTGTCGCCGACATGGCCGATCAGCTCGCCCGCGCCCGCCCGGTCGCCGACCGATTTGTATAAACTCTGGTTGTGACCGTACAGGCTCATGTAGCCGTCGCCATGATCCACGATTATGAGCAGCCCGAAGCCGCGCATCCAGTCCGCGAACACGACCGTTCCGCTGGCGACCGACTGCACGTCCGCGCCCCGGTTCGCGTCGATGAAAACCCCCTGCCAGATCACGTCCTCCGTCTCGGTGTCATGCATGCCAAAATCCGTGACGACCGGACCCGTGGAAGGCCATGGCAAGCTGCCTTTCAGCGACTCGAAAGCGGCATCGTCCGCGGGCACCGTGCGCGCGTCGGCCAGCGCTTGTCGTATTGACGCCAGCAGGTCGCGCAGCCCAGTCCGGTCTTTGGCCAGCGCTGCCAGCCGGTTGTCCGTATGTTGTGCATCCTGCGTTAACGCCGCCAGCACACGCCCGCGGCGCGAGCGTGATGTCCGCAGGCTGGTCTGCTGTTGCCGCAGCCGCCCGGCGACGTCCGCGAGCCGCGCGCGCTCAGCGCCGATCATCTGCTCGATCCGCGCTAATTCTGTCAGGGTGCGGCTCGCTTGGTCGATGCGCCGCCCACGCGCGCGATTAATGTAGTCGTAGTAAACGAGGAGACGCCCGACGGCGTGCGGGTCCTGCTGATTCAGGAGCATCTTCACTTTTTCCTGGCGCCCCATGGCGTATGCCGCGCGCACCTGCGCTGCCAGCGCGCCGCGTTGCGCGCGCAAATCCCTCAGTAGCAACTGTTCTCGCGCGGCCAGCTTTTCCAGTTGTGTCCGCAGCGTGCTCGCGGTTTGCTGTGTACCGCGCAGGCGGCGCGCCACCTCGCCGATTTGCGTCTCCAGTCGCGCCAGCTCGGTTTCAAGGTAACCGATCTGTCCTTTGGTCCGAGTCTGGCGGGCGCGCGTGACCCGAATCTGCTGCTGAATATTCTCCAGGCTCTGCCTTACTTCGGCCGCGGACTGTTCCTGCGCGCGCGCAGCCCCCGCGAGCATCAGCACCGCCAGCAACAGTGGCAGCATCCGCAAAGCAATCGCCAGGGCGGCCATATGCTATCCGGCAGACCAGCCAGCGACATAAGCGCAGGATACGCAACGAGCGCCTGGACGGATTTTGACCGGCACATTCCTTATTTCATCAAATGGTGATTCCGAGTGCATGCGAAGCGGCTTTTTCATTCAGCTCAAGGTGACGCGCCATTATACGTTTCGGTTTTTACTTGCTACCATTGCGCTCACTTCTCGATAGTCAGCGCGCCTGATGTGCCCACCTTTTCCGCATGAGCCCAAGGTATTTCGAACGTTTCACCGTCTATGAACCAATTCGTCGAGTTCGTTGGCAATAATGCCATGTTATTCGTGCTGCTGGCCGCCATCGTGGCGTTCATCGGCTGGACCGAATGGCGGCGGTTTGCCCGCCCGTACAAGGAAGTATCGCCTGCCGAGGCCGTTAACCTTATCAACCACGAGGACGCGCTGGTGCTGGATGTTCGCGAGGACAGCGAAATCAAATCCGGCAAGATTACCGGCGCCCGCCACATTCCGTTAAGCGTATTGAAACAGCGCGTGGGCGATCTGGCCAAATATCGTGACCGCGCGGTCATCGTATCGTGTGGTTCGGGGCTTCGTTCCGGACAGGCCGGTGACATCCTCCACCAGCAGTCGTTCGAGAAAGTTTACAGTCTAAAGGGCGGCATCGCCGCCTGGCAGAACGCCAACCTTCCGCTCGTGAAAAAGTAATGGCTTGGCAACCCGATACTCAACAGCAGTTCGAGATTCAGAAAATCTACTTGAAGGACGTCTCGTTCGAGGCGCCCAATTCGCCGAGTATTTTTACCGAGCCGTGGAAACCCGAGACCAGCGTGCAATTGTCCACCGAGAGGGCGCGACTGGACGAGGGGCTGCACGAGTTGGTGCTGGGCATTACGGTAACGGCGAAGATGGCGGACAAGACCGCCTATCTGGTCGAGGTCAAGCAGGCGGGAATCTTTGCGCTCAAAGGCTTCGCCGAGCCGCAGATGCGGCAGCTGCTGGGCAGCTATTGCCCCAATGTGCTGTTTCCCTTCGCGCGCGAGGCTATCGCCGAACTCATCACCAAAGGCGGCTTCCCGCCGATGCTGCTGGCCCCGATCAATTTCGACGCGCTCAATGCCCAACAGCAGCGACAGCGCGAGACCGAGACCGAAACCGGCCCGACGCACTAGAGAGGCCAATCGGCAGCGTGCCCACTTCAACGCAGATGCAAACCATCGCGGTGGTGGGCGCCGGCGCGTGGGGCACGGCGCTTGCCATCCAGCTCGCGCGCAACGGCCATCGCGTGCTGTTGTGGGGTCGGCGCCGCGAACGCATCGAAGCCTTAATCGCGCACCGCTGCAATGCGCATTATCTGCCGAATGTAACGTTGCCGAAGGAGCTGAAGCCCTGCTGGGAGCTGGCGGCGGCACTCGCGCCGGCATCGATGGTATTGCTTGCGGTGCCAAGCGCGGCGTTTCGGCAGACCTTGCGGGATATCGCCGCACACTCGCCGGGCGCCGGCCGTTTACTGTGGGCGACCAAGGGGCTGGAAACGCGCTCGGGCAAGTTGTTGCACGAGGTCGTCGGCGAGGAGCTAAGTGTGGGTTGGCGGACAGGCCTGGTGTCGGGGCCGTCGTTTGCGGCGGAGGTCGCGCGCGGTTTGCCGACCGCGGTAACCGTGGCCGCGGAGGATAATGAATTCGCGCGCCAGGCGGCGGCTTTGCTGCATAACGATACGTTTCGAGTCTACACCAGTACCGATGTGGTGGGTGTCGAACTGGGCGGCTCGCTCAAGAACGTATTGGCGATCGCGGCCGGGATATCGGACGGCCTCGGTTTTGGCTCGAACGCGCGCGCGGCGCTGGTTACGCGCGGCTTGACCGAAATGTTGCGCTTAAGCGAACGTAGCGGCGCTCAGCGGGACACGCTGATCGGTCTGTCGGGGCTGGGCGATCTGCTGCTGACCAGCACCGACGATCAGTCCCGCAATCGGCGGCTGGGGCTGGCGCTGGGACGCGGTAAGGCGCCGGAGGCCGCGCTCAAAGAGGTTGATCGGACCGTCGAAGGGTTTGCCACCGCCAGCGTCATCATGCAGTTGGCGCGCGCCCTGAATGTGGAGATGCCCATTTGCGAGCAGGTCGCTCGCGTCTTGTTCGAGAGACTGGGCCCGCGCGCGGCGGTGATGGAATTGATGAGCCGGGAGCGCAAGATGGAGATTCGCTAGCACGGCATCGAACACCAGTACTGCTACGTTCGGCGATCTGGACGGGTGCTCTCGCCTTCAACCCCGAAGGCTGGGGTCAAACGCGCCTGAGAACCCGCATTGCCGCCAGGCTTCGAATAGTACGATGGCGACGGCGTTCGCCAGATTCATGCTGCGGCTATCGACCACCATCGGAATCCGCAGCCGCCGCTCGGGCGGCTGGTTCGCGATCATTTGGACAGGCAGTCCCCGCGTCTCGGGCCCGAACAGAAAGGCGTCCCCGGCGGAAAAGCGGACATTGCTGTAAAGGTTGCGGCCTTTGGTGGAGCAGGCAAACAGGCGTAACGGGCGCATAGTCTGGGTAAACTCATGCATGCTGCGATAGACCCTGATGTTGACAGTGTCGCGATAGTCCAGCCCGGCGCGCTTGAGCCGTCTGTCATCGAGTTCGAAGCCCAGCGGCTCGATTAAACAGTGCACTGCCGGCATTCGCGCACAGGCGCATAATGTTGCCGGTGTTGGGCGGAATTTCCGGTTCGAACAATACAATATGAAACATTATTGCTGTCGTGGCAGATAACGCCGCATCGTCACTGGCAATCGAGTTCTGCGGGCTGAAGTTCGCCACGCCGCTGGTATTGCTGTCAGGCTGCGTGGGCTTTGGCGATGAATATACGCGCGTCGAGGGCTACTCCAATCACGATGTCGGCGCGGTGTGTCTCAAAGGCACTACACTCAACGCCAGGCTTGGCAACCGTCCGCATCGGATTTTCGAGACGCCGATGGGCATGCTGAACGCCATCGGGTTGCAGAATCCCGGCGCCGAGACAGTGGTCAGTGATATTCTGCCGGGCCTGGATTTCAGCGAGACGCGCTACATCGCCAACGTTTCGGGCTCGACCATAGAAGAATACGTCGAAGTCACGCGACGATACGATGACTCACGAATCGACGCCATCGAGATCAACATTTCCTGCCCCAACGTCAAGGCAGGCGGCGTTGAGTTCGGCAACGTCCCGAGCATGTCCGCCAGAGTGGTAGCCGCCTGCCGCGCGGTCACGAAAAAACCGCTGATTACCAAGCTGTCTCCCAACCAGACGGACATCGCGGAGAACGCGCGCCTGTGCATCGAGGCCGGCACCGATGCGTTCGCCGCCATTAACACGCTGGTCGGGATGGCGGTGGATATCCATTCGCGCCGCGCGGTGATCGGCAATAACAAGGGCGGTTTGTCGGGCCCGGCGATCAAGCCGATCGCGCTGGCGAAGGTGCATGCGGTTTATCAGGTTGCAAAAAGGCACGGTGTCCCGATCATAGGTCAGGGCGGCGTCGCCTCGGCAGACGATGCCATCGAGTTCATGCTGGCGGGCGCCAGCGCCGTGGGCGTGGGTACCGCACTTTTCTACGATCCGCTCGTGTGCGGCAAGATCAACGCCGGCATTACCGACTATCTGGACCGGCACGGCCTGGCGAACGCCGCGGCGCTTACTGGTGGGTTAATACTGAACGGTTGAGGCCGGTTCGATTGCTCGGCAATTCGATCATCACTAGCGATTAATCCTCGATGCCGGGGTAAAGGCTCAGTTCCTTGATCTTGCGCGTCAGCGTATTGCGCCCCCAGCCAAGCAGGCGCGCAGCCGCCTGCCGCCTGCCGCCTGATTTTTTCATGGCCGCCTCGATCATGACCGTTTCGAACGCGGGAACCGCAAGCGATAACAGTGGCTTATTGCCGGTGGCGAGTTGTTGTTCCGCCCACAGTTGCAAACCCTCCTGCCATGCCGGGTGCGTGGAGGATGACGGCGCGGTCTCACGCAATTCACGCGGCAGGTCGGCCATGAGGATTTCCCGGCCTGAGGCCATGACGGTCAGCCAGCTGCAGGTGTTCTCCAGTTGCCGCACATTGCCCGGCCAGTCCATGGTGGCGAGATACGCGACGACTTCCTTGTTCAGTGTCTTGATATCGACCTTAAGCTGCTTTGCCGACTGGCGCATGAAATGGTTGAGCAGCAGCGGGATGTCCTCGCGACGCTCGCGCAACGCCGGCACGTGAATGCGGATGACGTTAAGACGATGGAACAGATCTTCACGAAAGCCGCCCTGCTGCACGCGATCTTCGAGGTTTTGATGGCTGGCCGCGATGATGCGCACGTCGGCCTTGATGGGGTTGTGCCCGCCCACCCGGTAGAACTCGCCATTGGACAGCACGCGCAACAGCCTCGTTTGCAACTGCAGCGGCATGTCGCCGATTTCGTCGAGAAACAGCGTACCGCCATGGGCCTGTTCGAAGCGGCCGCGACGCTGCGCCACCGCGCCGGTGAAGGCGCCTTTTTCGTGTCCGAACAGCTCCGATTCCAGCAATTCACGCGGAATTGCGGCGGTGTTCAGCGCGATGAAAGGTTTGTCCGCGCGCGGACTGTGCCGGTACAGGGCGTGCGCGACCAGCTCCTTGCCCGTGCCGGAGTCGCCGCTGATCAGGACGGTGATGTTGGAGCGCGACAGACGCCCGATCGCGCGAAATACTTCCTGCATGGCGTAAGCTTCGCCAATTATCTCTGATGGCGGGAGCGTTTCAAGCACATGCGGGCTCGCGTTCTCGCGCCGTGATCGGCACGCTCGCTCGGCCAGCGCGACCGCCGCGGCAATGTCGAACGGCTTGGGCAGATAATCGAAGGCGCCTTCCTGATAAGCCGTAACGGTGCTGTCCAGATCGGAGTGCGCGGTCATGATGATGACCGGCAGATCCGGATGCTCACGCCGCGCCAGACTCAGTAATTCTATGCCGTCAATGCCGGGCATGCGGACGTCGGTGATAAGCGCGTCGGGCGCATCCCCGCGCAGCGCATCGATGGCGTCCGCCGCGGATTCGAACGACCGCACATCGATATTCGCCTTGCGCAGCGCACGCTCCAGCACCCAGCGGATGGAGCTGTCATCGTCGATCACCCACACCCGGTTCACGGCGGCCATGAAACGGTCTTCGTAATCTCATAATCCAGCGGCAGCAGGATGGTAAATTCCGTGCATCCGGTGCGCGACTCGCATTCAATGGCGCCATCGTGCTGGCTGATCAGGTGCTGGGCGATCGAGAGGCCCAGGCCGGCGCCCTCGGCGCGACTGGTGATCATCGGAAAAAATATCTGCTCCCGTATCTCTGGCGGAATGCCAGGTCCGTTATCGACGATGTCGATCTTGACCGCGAGGCGGTGGCGCTGTTGATTGAATGTTCGCTGGCGGGCGATGCGGGTTCGCAGAAGAATGACACCGGCCTGGCCGACCGCCTGCAGGGCGTTACGCGCGATGTTGAGCGCCGCCTGCACCAGCAGGTCGCGGTCACCGCGCATAAAGGGAATGCTGGGATCGTAGTCGTGTTCGATCCTCACGGCGCGTGGCGCCTCGGCGGCCAGCAGGCCGCGTACGTGCTCCAGCACCTCGTGGATGCACATGACCGCCATCTGCGGGCGGCTGTTCGGCCCCAGAATCCGGTCCATCAGTTTGCGCAGGCGATCCGCCTCGCGAATTATGATACGGGTATATTCGCGCAGTTCGGGATCGTCCAGTTCCAGCTGCAGTAATTGTGCGGCGCCCCTGAGCCCGCCTAACGGATTTTTGACCTCGTGCGCCAGCGCCCGCAGCATGGCCTGCGTGGCTTTCTGCTGACGCAGTA
Above is a genomic segment from Gammaproteobacteria bacterium containing:
- a CDS encoding DUF4145 domain-containing protein yields the protein MAAVALSRSAVEFAILDNARRLNIEARKTNSRGKLEDKRLAELIADVAQARQSLGRSLEAVRDTGNRILHPKKHDVIAFPKVLRDEALECVSNTRIVLESLYSASE
- a CDS encoding dihydroorotate dehydrogenase encodes the protein MAVVADNAASSLAIEFCGLKFATPLVLLSGCVGFGDEYTRVEGYSNHDVGAVCLKGTTLNARLGNRPHRIFETPMGMLNAIGLQNPGAETVVSDILPGLDFSETRYIANVSGSTIEEYVEVTRRYDDSRIDAIEINISCPNVKAGGVEFGNVPSMSARVVAACRAVTKKPLITKLSPNQTDIAENARLCIEAGTDAFAAINTLVGMAVDIHSRRAVIGNNKGGLSGPAIKPIALAKVHAVYQVAKRHGVPIIGQGGVASADDAIEFMLAGASAVGVGTALFYDPLVCGKINAGITDYLDRHGLANAAALTGGLILNG
- a CDS encoding S41 family peptidase, with translation MKIPSRMGTGLLTGLALGVLLSLGHGVFAERDQDQFSVPLEELRSFTDVYARIKKDYVVEVGDRKLLESAIRGMLAGLDPHSAYLNKEEFRELQIGTTGEFGGLGIEVGMEDGFVKVISPIDDTPAQRAGVKAGDLIIRLDDKAVKGMSLNDAVDLMRGREGTDITLTIIRDGVDKPLVLSITRDIIRVKSVKSRMLEPGFAYVRVTNFQAKTTESLISAVEQMVEKNDGELAGLVLDLRNNPGGVLTGAVGVSDAFLDDGLIVYTEGRSEDSVLRYSASLGDVIDSAPMAVLINGGSASASEIVAGALQDHERAVIMGSKSFGKGSVQTILPLGTDSALKLTTARYYTPSGRSIQAKGIEPDIALGNLTLARADEGDMQPLTEADLSGHLTNGEELEQAPQERRNVNIPSSALADKDYQLGEALNLLKGIEIMRGRD
- the secB gene encoding protein-export chaperone SecB, producing the protein MAWQPDTQQQFEIQKIYLKDVSFEAPNSPSIFTEPWKPETSVQLSTERARLDEGLHELVLGITVTAKMADKTAYLVEVKQAGIFALKGFAEPQMRQLLGSYCPNVLFPFAREAIAELITKGGFPPMLLAPINFDALNAQQQRQRETETETGPTH
- a CDS encoding peptidoglycan DD-metalloendopeptidase family protein; protein product: MAALAIALRMLPLLLAVLMLAGAARAQEQSAAEVRQSLENIQQQIRVTRARQTRTKGQIGYLETELARLETQIGEVARRLRGTQQTASTLRTQLEKLAAREQLLLRDLRAQRGALAAQVRAAYAMGRQEKVKMLLNQQDPHAVGRLLVYYDYINRARGRRIDQASRTLTELARIEQMIGAERARLADVAGRLRQQQTSLRTSRSRRGRVLAALTQDAQHTDNRLAALAKDRTGLRDLLASIRQALADARTVPADDAAFESLKGSLPWPSTGPVVTDFGMHDTETEDVIWQGVFIDANRGADVQSVASGTVVFADWMRGFGLLIIVDHGDGYMSLYGHNQSLYKSVGDRAGAGELIGHVGDSGGLASSGLYFEIRHEGTPLDPLAWFDSPG
- the ntrC gene encoding nitrogen regulation protein NR(I) → MAAVNRVWVIDDDSSIRWVLERALRKANIDVRSFESAADAIDALRGDAPDALITDVRMPGIDGIELLSLARREHPDLPVIIMTAHSDLDSTVTAYQEGAFDYLPKPFDIAAAVALAERACRSRRENASPHVLETLPPSEIIGEAYAMQEVFRAIGRLSRSNITVLISGDSGTGKELVAHALYRHSPRADKPFIALNTAAIPRELLESELFGHEKGAFTGAVAQRRGRFEQAHGGTLFLDEIGDMPLQLQTRLLRVLSNGEFYRVGGHNPIKADVRIIAASHQNLEDRVQQGGFREDLFHRLNVIRIHVPALRERREDIPLLLNHFMRQSAKQLKVDIKTLNKEVVAYLATMDWPGNVRQLENTCSWLTVMASGREILMADLPRELRETAPSSSTHPAWQEGLQLWAEQQLATGNKPLLSLAVPAFETVMIEAAMKKSGGRRQAAARLLGWGRNTLTRKIKELSLYPGIED
- a CDS encoding NAD(P)-dependent glycerol-3-phosphate dehydrogenase produces the protein MQTIAVVGAGAWGTALAIQLARNGHRVLLWGRRRERIEALIAHRCNAHYLPNVTLPKELKPCWELAAALAPASMVLLAVPSAAFRQTLRDIAAHSPGAGRLLWATKGLETRSGKLLHEVVGEELSVGWRTGLVSGPSFAAEVARGLPTAVTVAAEDNEFARQAAALLHNDTFRVYTSTDVVGVELGGSLKNVLAIAAGISDGLGFGSNARAALVTRGLTEMLRLSERSGAQRDTLIGLSGLGDLLLTSTDDQSRNRRLGLALGRGKAPEAALKEVDRTVEGFATASVIMQLARALNVEMPICEQVARVLFERLGPRAAVMELMSRERKMEIR
- a CDS encoding PAS domain-containing protein, with product MKHAEAVTALENLTTAVLMTDLELRVHYLNPAAETLLDTSADRAHGMCLGKLLPHADHLIEGLRKAAHTGGAYTEREISINLPGNCDLVASCTVTPISERGHAPGLVLELVELNRQLRMLREEHLLRQQKATQAMLRALAHEVKNPLGGLRGAAQLLQLELDDPELREYTRIIIREADRLRKLMDRILGPNSRPQMAVMCIHEVLEHVRGLLAAEAPRAVRIEHDYDPSIPFMRGDRDLLVQAALNIARNALQAVGQAGVILLRTRIARQRTFNQQRHRLAVKIDIVDNGPGIPPEIREQIFFPMITSRAEGAGLGLSIAQHLISQHDGAIECESRTGCTEFTILLPLDYEITKTVSWPP
- a CDS encoding rhodanese-like domain-containing protein; the protein is MNQFVEFVGNNAMLFVLLAAIVAFIGWTEWRRFARPYKEVSPAEAVNLINHEDALVLDVREDSEIKSGKITGARHIPLSVLKQRVGDLAKYRDRAVIVSCGSGLRSGQAGDILHQQSFEKVYSLKGGIAAWQNANLPLVKK